From Parasteatoda tepidariorum isolate YZ-2023 chromosome 1, CAS_Ptep_4.0, whole genome shotgun sequence, one genomic window encodes:
- the LOC107453785 gene encoding uncharacterized protein, protein MVSVVIPFLMSVILGRTIDLRTYDIGGDIYDSQDYTEVPLHVLNSTYNILDQNVYPYSYVGLPADLVLRIKSNHLSSASGTLGLDGLLKTQHKSKATTIVVSSFYQTVYRELSDNAKLIPQWSEQIKRSRTHYAASAIYGGWSAIFYKVICTHPDDDKTVRDILTSKLGVMGTISEKTVGLWNEAFETIKNHPDLKDTINVQVKRFSSHPVAEDISTPDKLWEAIKAFEFDVGLVGRPLFVEFRPLRKLDNRFPSVRPHHELDKEMEILDEMYDDLRFSMGVMRKWLSNSLTEFTDEQEDKLLKLFDHLRGTLDFFHTVAGNASIYDPMDANYLKSAMLMYHRGLTKQTSSYKMLYYRLKEDLDAECEDTFRRGISGILKVSHDEKIELGGLVNDLEECKKECVEEPKCRSIGYAENAPVLEYDHTSKGLRIVRKERQCWLFFRSSRTTTLAPSKVEGLIKIYDRNCY, encoded by the exons ATGGTAAGCGTGGTCATACCTTTTTTGATGTCTGTCATTCTTGGCAGAACTATTGATTTGAGGACGTATGATATCGGGGGAGATATCTATGACAGTCAGGATTATACGGAG GTTCCGTTGCATGTTCTGAACTCAACGTACAACATTTTGGACCAGAATGTCTATCCATACTCTTACGTAGGACTTCCAGCTGATTTAGTGTTGCGAATTAAATCGAATCATCTGAGTTCAGCCTCAGGCACCTTGGGCCTTGACGGACTTCTTAAGACTCAACATAAATCGAAAGCTACAACCATCGTAGTTTCATCATTTTATCAAACG GTTTACAGAGAGTTAAGTGACAACGCAAAGCTAATCCCCCAATGGTCAGAGCAAATTAAAAGGAGTCGTACTCATTATGCCGCATCTGCCATCTATGGTGGATGGAGTGCTATATTCTATAAAGTGATCTGCACTCACCCAGACGACGATAAGACTGTCAGGGACATCTTGACATCGAAATTAGGAGTAATGGGAACAATTTCTGAAAAGACAGTag GTCTTTGGAATGAAGCTTTCGAAACCATTAAAAATCATCCAGATTTGAAGGATACAATAAACGTCCAAGTGAAAAGGTTTTCGAGCCATCCCGTTGCAGAAGATATTTCGACGCCTGACAAACTATGGGAAGCCATCAAGGCATTTGAATTTGACGTGGGACTAGTTGGACGTCCGCTTTTTGTGGAATTTAGACCTCTGCGCAAGCTTGACAACCGATTTCCATCTGTAAGACCACACCA tgagtTGGACAAAGAAATGGAAATCCTTGATGAAATGTATGATGACTTGAGGTTTTCAATGGGAGTCATGAGGAAATGGTTATCCAACTCGTTGACTGAATTTACCGATGAACAAGAAGACAAG CTTTTGAAGTTGTTTGACCACCTACGCGGTACCCTTGATTTCTTCCACACTGTGGCCGGGAATGCCAGTATCTATGACCCGATGGACGCAAACTATTTGAAATCAGCCATGCTGATGTACCATAGGGGTTTAACAAAACAGACCAGTTCCTACAAAATGCTATACTATCGACTGAAAGAAGATTTAG ATGCCGAATGTGAAGATACATTTAGACGAGGCATAAGTGGAATCTTGAAGGTATCTCATGACGAAAAAATCGAATTGGGTGGTCTTGTCAATGACTTAGAAGAATGCAAGAAAGAATGCGTAGAAGAACCAAAATGCAGATCCATAGGATATGCGGAAAATGCACCAGTTTTGGAGTACGATCATACAAGCAAAGGTCTCAGAATTGTCAGAAAGGAAAGACA GTGCTGGCTTTTCTTCAGAAGTTCTCGCACAACTACTTTAGCTCCATCTAAAGTTGAaggattgataaaaatttacgaCAGAAATTGTTACTAa